A stretch of Lysinibacillus agricola DNA encodes these proteins:
- the prmC gene encoding peptide chain release factor N(5)-glutamine methyltransferase yields the protein MMTYNNVMGALQWASSFLVDNGHEETAARIVMQHILGTSYSEVMLHLQDVLTAEQKEEFKELIEEHVSGRPVQYCVGSEEFYGRSFIVDESVLIPRPETEELVLGTINRMNKMFNDQALKLADIGTGSGAIAISMKLECPELTVIATDLSEAALATAQKNAQKLAADIDFRLGDLTKPLSGEKFDIVLSNPPYIAFDEAKEMSNTVLEHEPHNALFAEEDGLILYRKLAEQLPALMNKPALIGLEIGYTQGEQVAQFFKNSFPQATISIEKDINGKPRMIFCEIHV from the coding sequence ATGATGACCTATAATAATGTAATGGGGGCCCTTCAATGGGCTTCTTCTTTTTTAGTGGATAATGGTCATGAGGAAACAGCAGCACGTATTGTCATGCAGCATATACTTGGCACTAGTTATTCAGAAGTAATGTTACATCTGCAGGACGTATTAACAGCTGAACAAAAAGAGGAATTTAAAGAACTTATCGAAGAGCATGTGAGTGGACGACCTGTACAGTATTGTGTTGGCAGTGAAGAATTTTATGGTCGTTCATTTATTGTCGATGAGTCAGTGCTTATCCCCAGACCTGAGACGGAGGAATTAGTGCTTGGAACAATCAATCGCATGAATAAAATGTTTAATGATCAAGCATTGAAGCTTGCGGATATCGGAACTGGTAGTGGTGCAATTGCTATTTCTATGAAGCTAGAATGTCCAGAGCTAACAGTCATAGCTACTGATTTATCCGAAGCTGCTTTAGCTACAGCACAAAAAAATGCACAAAAGTTAGCGGCGGATATTGATTTTCGTCTAGGGGATTTAACGAAGCCTTTGTCAGGTGAGAAATTTGATATCGTTTTATCGAATCCACCTTATATCGCTTTTGATGAAGCGAAAGAGATGTCAAATACCGTGCTAGAGCATGAACCACATAATGCTCTTTTTGCAGAAGAAGACGGACTTATTTTATATAGAAAATTGGCTGAACAGCTACCAGCCCTTATGAATAAGCCAGCCCTTATTGGTCTTGAAATCGGTTATACACAAGGAGAGCAGGTGGCTCAATTCTTTAAAAATAGTTTTCCACAGGCTACCATTTCAATAGAAAAAGATATTAATGGTAAGCCCCGAATGATTTTTTGTGAAATTCATGTATAA
- a CDS encoding low molecular weight protein arginine phosphatase, with protein MKILFVCTGNTCRSPMAEVILKHKQIDNIEVRSAGIYAMPNAEMSAHAQQVLNEANMTHQHSATQLSMTEIEWADLILTMTTAHKDTIIANCPNAEQKVFTFKEYTSEGSVGNVVDPYGGSKEIYEVTFAELKELVESLVKKLEEN; from the coding sequence GTGAAAATACTATTTGTTTGTACCGGGAATACTTGTCGCAGTCCGATGGCAGAGGTTATTTTAAAACATAAACAAATTGACAATATTGAGGTCCGTTCAGCGGGTATTTATGCCATGCCTAATGCTGAAATGTCTGCACATGCACAACAAGTATTAAATGAAGCAAATATGACACATCAGCATTCAGCAACACAATTATCAATGACTGAAATAGAGTGGGCTGATTTAATTTTAACTATGACAACAGCCCATAAAGATACCATCATCGCCAATTGTCCAAATGCAGAACAAAAAGTTTTTACTTTTAAAGAATATACAAGCGAAGGTAGCGTAGGAAATGTTGTAGATCCTTACGGTGGTAGTAAAGAAATTTATGAAGTAACTTTTGCAGAATTGAAGGAACTGGTAGAAAGCTTAGTAAAAAAACTTGAAGAGAATTGA
- a CDS encoding TcaA NTF2-like domain-containing protein, whose product MEFCTTCGEQNSEEALFCTNCGKSLQNAQQKTSEKNEPKLSTQEIAPLQKMTNKQKWIYSISGSVLLVLIIVHFVLSSIYDPTKQISAMNEAYNNQDKEVFFQEFYVKEGTEANAKNFYAIVKDYGWTNLRDQLTNEVERIKKNENPDIIYNNGEFISANSKPILFGLYNKVEFTVIPTEVYIHAPFKNMTIKFGDKEVVSKSEGEKLNLGKYIPGEYAWSYSYEEGYMPLANKGNVILKAQSENIAEIDMDWNFQTVSVDSDLEDAIVYVNGKSTEKKVSELSELYPAQLNSKIEIYAQSQDKNGNAVKSEVLPLENDSIYLAFEHIRTEQKMAEHEDLIKNIYKNYRSDYASAIRYTNFDYIEEYFKEGSKIKKDYAKFVTDHDNIPGYNYDFLLNDITAFKTLSDKQFELQSFETFNYSSDKEGSTNYERKKKYVFSYENGEYFIDEIVDLDTKKTKF is encoded by the coding sequence ATGGAATTTTGCACAACTTGTGGGGAGCAAAATAGTGAAGAAGCATTGTTTTGTACAAACTGTGGTAAAAGCCTTCAGAATGCTCAACAAAAAACATCTGAGAAAAATGAACCAAAATTAAGTACTCAAGAAATAGCTCCCCTGCAAAAAATGACTAACAAACAGAAATGGATATATTCTATCTCAGGTAGCGTGTTGTTAGTGCTTATTATTGTACATTTTGTTCTAAGCAGTATATACGATCCTACAAAGCAAATTAGTGCAATGAATGAAGCATACAACAATCAAGATAAAGAAGTTTTCTTTCAAGAGTTTTATGTAAAAGAAGGTACTGAAGCTAATGCCAAAAACTTTTACGCAATTGTTAAAGATTATGGTTGGACAAACTTACGAGATCAACTTACAAATGAGGTTGAACGAATAAAGAAAAATGAAAACCCTGACATTATATACAATAATGGTGAGTTTATTTCTGCTAATAGTAAACCTATTTTATTTGGACTATATAACAAAGTTGAATTCACAGTTATTCCAACAGAGGTATATATTCATGCTCCTTTTAAAAATATGACGATAAAATTTGGTGATAAGGAAGTTGTTAGTAAAAGTGAAGGGGAAAAATTAAACCTCGGTAAATATATTCCAGGTGAGTATGCTTGGTCTTATAGCTATGAAGAAGGTTATATGCCTTTAGCAAACAAAGGTAATGTAATACTTAAAGCACAATCTGAAAATATTGCTGAAATTGATATGGATTGGAATTTCCAGACAGTATCTGTGGATTCGGATTTAGAGGATGCCATAGTATATGTAAATGGTAAATCAACTGAAAAAAAAGTAAGTGAATTAAGCGAGCTTTATCCAGCGCAACTAAATAGCAAAATTGAAATTTATGCGCAAAGTCAAGATAAAAATGGTAACGCAGTGAAGTCAGAGGTATTACCATTAGAGAATGATTCAATCTATTTAGCCTTTGAGCATATTCGTACGGAGCAAAAAATGGCCGAACATGAAGATTTAATTAAAAATATTTATAAAAATTACCGTTCAGACTACGCATCAGCTATTCGATATACAAATTTTGATTACATTGAGGAATATTTTAAAGAAGGAAGCAAAATAAAAAAAGATTATGCAAAATTTGTAACAGATCATGATAACATTCCTGGCTACAACTATGATTTTTTATTAAATGATATTACTGCATTTAAAACGTTATCAGATAAGCAATTTGAGTTACAGTCATTCGAAACGTTTAATTATTCTTCAGATAAAGAAGGCTCTACTAATTATGAACGTAAAAAGAAGTATGTCTTTTCGTATGAAAATGGAGAATACTTTATTGATGAAATTGTTGATTTAGATACGAAAAAGACAAAATTTTAA
- a CDS encoding methyl-accepting chemotaxis protein produces MKKQFGLRLKLVLFVSILALITYSISFIFIEYLQPTFFPETNRKLFEIFTYVSGIAWSGILAGIFSVILIKPLQQLENSASRVAEGKIGQDVEMPKTSDEIRSVAEAFQQMVLNLRQMVESIDHNFQQTNQTIIHLSDEAAVATKKAEGIASTVKHISTGAEASATAVQDTAEAIEDVRALATEVNSRAEASATQSKEILHNLTTTTKAIETLVNSIQQIATGNNEALESIRVLEDNAGQVERIISLVGDIAAQTNLLALNASIEAARAGEHGKGFAVVAEEVRGLADESAKAVQGITSLIQSMQQNVEIVVKQMNQQVAFATKEAARVSETTTAVEGMSSSVHEMATSIVEISSLIEQQMHNIETTARQSQEVAAIAQETSAGAQEVRSAAEEQAYAIEQVEQLTEGLKKQSDELHKMIQQFDRQA; encoded by the coding sequence ATGAAAAAACAGTTTGGCTTACGACTTAAACTAGTATTATTTGTCAGTATTCTTGCACTAATTACGTACAGTATTAGTTTTATATTCATCGAATATTTACAACCTACCTTCTTCCCAGAGACCAATCGTAAACTGTTTGAAATTTTTACTTATGTGTCAGGGATTGCGTGGTCAGGCATTTTGGCTGGGATTTTCAGTGTAATCTTAATTAAACCTTTACAGCAGCTTGAAAATTCAGCTTCCCGTGTAGCAGAAGGTAAAATTGGACAGGATGTAGAAATGCCGAAAACAAGTGATGAGATTCGTTCTGTTGCAGAGGCATTCCAACAAATGGTGTTAAATTTACGACAAATGGTGGAAAGTATAGATCATAACTTCCAACAAACAAATCAAACGATAATTCATCTATCTGATGAAGCAGCTGTTGCAACAAAAAAAGCGGAAGGTATTGCCTCTACAGTAAAGCATATTTCTACAGGCGCAGAGGCATCTGCTACGGCAGTACAAGATACAGCTGAAGCAATTGAAGATGTACGAGCTCTTGCTACAGAAGTAAATAGTAGAGCCGAGGCATCAGCAACGCAATCCAAAGAGATTCTACATAATTTAACGACAACAACAAAAGCTATCGAAACGTTAGTGAATAGTATTCAACAAATTGCGACAGGTAATAATGAAGCATTAGAAAGCATTCGTGTATTAGAGGATAATGCTGGACAAGTAGAGCGCATCATTAGCTTAGTTGGCGATATTGCAGCCCAAACAAATTTACTAGCTTTAAATGCTTCGATTGAGGCAGCACGTGCTGGAGAACATGGAAAAGGCTTTGCTGTTGTAGCTGAAGAAGTTCGTGGTTTGGCTGATGAAAGTGCGAAAGCGGTACAAGGCATTACATCTCTTATTCAATCGATGCAACAAAACGTTGAAATTGTTGTAAAACAAATGAATCAGCAAGTAGCATTTGCGACAAAAGAAGCTGCACGTGTATCAGAAACTACGACAGCTGTAGAAGGTATGTCGTCAAGTGTGCATGAAATGGCAACATCAATTGTGGAAATTTCTTCACTGATCGAACAACAAATGCATAATATTGAAACAACTGCTCGTCAATCTCAAGAAGTTGCAGCCATTGCTCAAGAGACATCAGCGGGTGCACAAGAGGTTCGTAGTGCAGCAGAAGAACAAGCATATGCAATTGAGCAAGTTGAGCAACTAACAGAAGGCTTAAAGAAACAATCAGACGAGCTGCATAAAATGATTCAACAATTTGATAGACAAGCATAG
- the prfA gene encoding peptide chain release factor 1, whose product MFDRLQAVEDRYERLTELLSDPDIVNDSKKLREYSKEQSDIQETVDAYREYKSVKEQLADTREMLDNEKDSEMHEMVKEEFNLLKEQQEELEERLRILLIPKDPNDNKNVIMEIRGAAGGDEANIFAGDLFRMYSRYAETQGWKIDVMEATPNPMGGYKEVIFMINGQGAYSKFKFENGAHRVQRVPATESQGRIHTSTATVACLPEVEEVDVDIHEKDIRVDTFASSGAGGQSVNTTMSAVRMTHLPTGVVVSMQDERSQIKNREKAMKILRARVADKYMQEAQKEIDATRKSAVGSGDRSERIRTYNYPQNRVTDHRIGLTIQKLDQIVEGRLDEIIDTLILEEQASKLERLNDDL is encoded by the coding sequence ATGTTCGATCGATTACAAGCAGTGGAGGATCGTTACGAAAGGCTAACAGAGCTTTTAAGTGATCCTGATATTGTGAATGACAGTAAAAAATTACGTGAATATTCCAAGGAACAATCAGATATCCAGGAAACTGTAGATGCTTATCGTGAATATAAAAGTGTAAAAGAGCAATTAGCTGATACACGTGAGATGCTAGATAATGAAAAAGATTCTGAGATGCATGAGATGGTGAAAGAAGAATTCAACCTTCTAAAAGAACAGCAAGAAGAGTTAGAAGAACGTTTACGTATTTTATTAATTCCAAAAGATCCTAATGATAATAAAAACGTTATTATGGAGATTCGTGGTGCGGCTGGTGGAGACGAGGCGAATATTTTTGCGGGAGATTTATTCCGTATGTACTCTCGTTATGCTGAGACACAAGGCTGGAAAATTGACGTGATGGAAGCGACGCCAAATCCAATGGGCGGCTATAAAGAAGTTATTTTTATGATTAACGGTCAAGGCGCATATTCAAAGTTCAAATTTGAAAATGGCGCACACCGTGTACAACGTGTACCTGCAACAGAATCTCAAGGGCGTATTCATACATCGACAGCGACAGTAGCTTGCTTACCTGAAGTTGAAGAAGTAGATGTTGACATCCATGAGAAAGATATCCGAGTGGATACATTTGCATCATCTGGTGCCGGTGGTCAATCCGTAAATACAACGATGTCAGCTGTGCGTATGACTCACTTACCGACAGGTGTTGTTGTATCGATGCAGGATGAACGATCACAAATTAAAAACCGTGAAAAGGCAATGAAAATTCTGCGTGCTCGTGTTGCTGATAAGTATATGCAAGAAGCACAAAAGGAAATCGACGCCACACGTAAATCAGCTGTAGGTTCAGGCGATCGCTCTGAGCGTATTCGCACATACAATTATCCACAAAACCGTGTAACAGACCACCGTATTGGTTTAACGATTCAAAAATTAGACCAAATCGTCGAAGGTAGATTAGACGAAATCATTGATACGCTCATTTTAGAAGAGCAAGCATCAAAGTTAGAGCGATTAAATGATGACCTATAA
- the rpmE gene encoding 50S ribosomal protein L31 yields the protein MKQGIHPDYKEATVTCSCGNTFKTGSVKENIVVEFCNDCHPFYTGRQKFASADGRVDRFNKKYGLKN from the coding sequence ATGAAACAAGGAATTCATCCAGATTACAAAGAAGCAACAGTAACTTGCTCTTGTGGTAATACTTTCAAAACTGGTTCAGTAAAAGAAAACATCGTTGTCGAGTTCTGCAACGACTGTCACCCATTCTATACTGGCCGTCAAAAATTCGCGTCTGCTGATGGTCGCGTGGATCGTTTCAACAAAAAATACGGTCTTAAAAACTAA
- a CDS encoding manganese efflux pump MntP family protein, producing MQGILAGIITSVDVIGLYVLIPNVRYRLFLSVWTAALHMLFPLLGFELGNYLVRFLLEWGQWISSILLFCIGLHLLLFSQKDEKVTISPILLAVTASLDTFSVSVSFGMLNLEKTVFIISAGVSALICSYGSLVIARRSQVLLGNKFQIITGAFLIIMSFLAIWQ from the coding sequence TTGCAGGGGATTCTTGCAGGTATTATAACGTCTGTTGATGTGATTGGTTTATATGTATTAATACCTAATGTTAGATATCGATTATTTTTGTCGGTGTGGACGGCTGCTTTGCATATGCTTTTCCCGTTACTAGGTTTCGAATTAGGAAACTATTTAGTTCGTTTCTTGTTAGAATGGGGACAATGGATTTCAAGTATTTTATTATTTTGTATCGGCTTGCATTTACTGTTATTCTCGCAAAAAGATGAGAAGGTAACAATTTCACCCATACTTTTAGCTGTGACCGCAAGCCTAGATACCTTTTCAGTAAGTGTTTCTTTTGGTATGCTAAACTTAGAGAAAACAGTATTTATTATTAGTGCAGGTGTGAGTGCTCTTATTTGCTCTTATGGGTCATTAGTCATTGCACGTAGAAGTCAAGTCTTACTGGGTAATAAATTCCAAATAATTACAGGGGCTTTTTTAATCATTATGAGTTTTCTAGCTATTTGGCAATAG
- a CDS encoding L-threonylcarbamoyladenylate synthase, protein METVCKNVDSNVNSQTNYTQAVDILNAGEVVAFPTETVYGLGAVATNDTAVKKIFEAKGRPSDNPLIVHIGTKEEVELYIEHISEVAKKCIDLFWPGPLTLVMPVKPNVLANSVTAGLATVGIRMPDHPVALALLRQLKKPLAAPSANRSGKPSPTEAIHVQDDLGGYIPYILDGGSTGIGLESTVLDVTHEPPVILRPGGITREMLEAKIGPVIQPTKIEQKLEATPKAPGMKYTHYAPNAPVLLIECDLEKVHEAVHQLQKQGHKVALLAPASFEDIEADFYFSIGEVGSKEEMGATLYHALRACDKTAATIILATTTSTEGVGAAIMNRLEKAAGGKWYTP, encoded by the coding sequence ATGGAAACCGTTTGCAAGAATGTGGATAGTAATGTGAATAGTCAGACAAATTATACACAGGCTGTGGATATCTTAAATGCAGGTGAGGTTGTGGCATTTCCAACAGAAACGGTTTATGGCTTAGGAGCTGTAGCAACAAATGACACAGCAGTCAAAAAGATTTTTGAAGCAAAAGGTCGTCCTTCAGACAATCCGCTAATTGTCCACATTGGCACGAAAGAAGAAGTTGAACTCTATATAGAGCATATTTCAGAAGTAGCCAAAAAATGCATAGATTTATTTTGGCCAGGTCCACTTACGCTTGTTATGCCTGTAAAACCAAATGTGCTAGCAAACAGTGTGACAGCTGGACTAGCTACTGTAGGCATTCGTATGCCAGATCATCCAGTTGCACTCGCATTACTTCGACAATTAAAAAAGCCACTTGCTGCGCCGAGTGCGAATCGTAGTGGGAAGCCAAGTCCTACAGAGGCAATACATGTTCAGGATGATTTGGGAGGGTACATACCTTATATTTTAGATGGAGGTTCTACTGGAATTGGGCTAGAATCCACAGTGTTAGATGTTACACACGAACCTCCAGTTATTTTACGTCCAGGTGGCATCACAAGGGAAATGTTAGAGGCTAAAATTGGTCCAGTTATTCAGCCGACAAAAATAGAGCAAAAATTAGAGGCTACCCCAAAAGCCCCTGGTATGAAATATACGCACTATGCTCCAAACGCTCCTGTGCTATTAATTGAATGTGATTTAGAGAAAGTTCATGAGGCTGTACATCAATTACAAAAACAAGGGCATAAAGTAGCACTACTTGCTCCGGCTAGCTTTGAAGACATCGAGGCAGATTTTTATTTCTCAATTGGAGAAGTTGGAAGTAAAGAAGAAATGGGTGCGACATTGTACCATGCATTAAGGGCCTGCGATAAAACAGCAGCTACAATTATCCTAGCGACTACTACATCAACTGAAGGAGTAGGAGCTGCGATTATGAATCGACTTGAAAAAGCTGCTGGTGGAAAATGGTATACTCCCTAA
- a CDS encoding stage II sporulation protein R produces the protein MLNEYKFIRLPKQNVFLAFARLVLIAIALQLCILYIPSLVGFAKEATNYEQENDFRIRVIANSNTTQDQLEKEQLVKDLKPYFKQVVASAGAGIMDNEQITSLKQEIEAEIKENYPQLDTQIILGDNLFPPKTQNAVLYPQNMYQSIVVKIGDARGDNWWCSIFPSICEPDKEEQKEEEKEQVTFFLWEWIKGFFA, from the coding sequence ATGTTAAATGAATACAAGTTTATTAGATTACCAAAACAAAATGTCTTTCTAGCTTTTGCAAGATTAGTATTAATTGCGATCGCTTTACAATTATGTATTTTATATATTCCATCATTAGTAGGTTTTGCGAAAGAAGCTACGAATTATGAGCAAGAAAATGATTTTCGTATACGCGTTATTGCCAATAGCAATACGACACAGGATCAGCTTGAAAAGGAGCAGCTTGTCAAAGATTTAAAGCCGTATTTTAAGCAAGTAGTAGCTAGTGCTGGAGCAGGAATTATGGATAATGAGCAAATTACTTCATTAAAACAAGAAATTGAAGCAGAAATAAAAGAAAATTATCCACAGCTTGATACACAAATTATACTTGGGGATAACTTATTTCCACCAAAGACACAGAACGCTGTGCTTTATCCACAAAATATGTATCAATCTATTGTCGTGAAAATCGGTGATGCACGTGGTGATAACTGGTGGTGTAGCATATTCCCATCAATTTGTGAACCCGATAAAGAAGAACAAAAAGAAGAAGAGAAGGAACAGGTTACATTCTTTTTATGGGAATGGATTAAAGGTTTTTTTGCATGA
- a CDS encoding DUF6574 domain-containing protein has product MKNCLTCGHTQDDGKFCGKCGTPFENAALEQAATINSMSDEQPQSQYAQTDQGTTQSSEQMELIKKQSKLYFNYFLEQIKMPSTNFNVEAAWKNSVTSIILYVLLTALSVFVLIKKFLSGGFGFFESYGPSFIQVFFYMSLFISLLIAINVLAIFLTSKLFSENLSFTNVISKIGNYYTLPVAITVLSILLGLLGSYKYSIMMLYIGFVLVLGCIPIFVMIKLLSNKSKSIDSFYGFIFYLVVTGILSAIIFSFIIDSTIGNFLDFLL; this is encoded by the coding sequence ATGAAAAACTGTTTAACATGTGGCCATACACAGGATGATGGGAAATTCTGTGGAAAATGTGGAACTCCATTTGAAAATGCTGCACTTGAGCAAGCTGCAACAATAAATAGCATGAGTGATGAACAACCACAGTCACAATATGCACAGACTGATCAGGGGACTACGCAAAGTAGTGAGCAAATGGAATTAATTAAAAAGCAATCTAAGTTATACTTTAATTATTTTCTAGAACAAATTAAAATGCCGTCTACCAATTTTAATGTAGAAGCAGCTTGGAAAAATAGTGTTACCAGTATAATTCTCTATGTTTTATTAACAGCGTTATCAGTATTTGTGTTAATAAAAAAATTCCTTTCTGGAGGATTTGGATTCTTTGAAAGCTATGGACCATCCTTCATTCAAGTATTTTTCTATATGTCTTTATTTATTTCTTTACTAATAGCAATAAATGTATTAGCTATATTTTTAACCTCAAAACTATTTTCTGAAAATCTTAGTTTTACAAATGTTATTAGTAAAATAGGAAATTATTACACACTACCCGTTGCCATTACAGTTTTAAGTATTTTATTAGGCTTATTGGGATCATACAAGTATTCAATCATGATGTTATACATTGGATTTGTGTTAGTTCTTGGTTGTATCCCTATTTTTGTAATGATTAAGTTGTTAAGTAATAAATCTAAAAGCATTGATAGTTTTTACGGTTTTATTTTCTATTTAGTAGTAACAGGTATTTTATCTGCAATTATCTTCTCATTTATTATAGATTCAACTATAGGAAACTTTTTAGATTTCCTCTTATAA
- a CDS encoding thymidine kinase: MAQLYFKHGAMNSGKSIEILKVAHNYEEQQKPVMMFTPGIDTRDEVGFISSRVGLRQQAIPVNDDTNIFELVKNNAVKPYCVLVDEVQFLKKEHVLQLAYIVDELDIPVMGFGLKNDFQNELFEGSQYMLTYADKIEEMKTICWFCHKKATMNLRVDESGNPVYTGDQIQIGGNDSYYPVCRKCHAHPPL, translated from the coding sequence ATGGCACAGCTATATTTTAAACACGGTGCGATGAATAGTGGTAAATCCATAGAAATTTTAAAAGTTGCGCATAACTATGAAGAACAACAAAAACCTGTAATGATGTTTACACCAGGCATAGATACGCGAGATGAAGTAGGCTTTATCTCAAGTCGAGTAGGCTTACGTCAACAAGCCATTCCTGTTAATGATGATACAAATATTTTTGAGCTAGTAAAAAACAATGCTGTAAAACCATACTGTGTACTCGTTGATGAAGTACAATTTCTAAAAAAAGAACATGTTTTGCAGTTAGCATATATCGTAGATGAGTTAGATATTCCAGTTATGGGCTTCGGTCTAAAAAACGATTTCCAAAATGAGTTATTTGAAGGCAGTCAGTACATGCTTACATATGCAGATAAAATTGAGGAAATGAAAACAATTTGCTGGTTCTGTCATAAAAAGGCGACAATGAATTTGCGTGTTGATGAAAGTGGAAATCCTGTTTATACAGGTGATCAAATTCAAATTGGAGGGAATGATTCCTATTATCCAGTTTGTCGAAAGTGTCATGCGCATCCGCCGCTATAA
- the rho gene encoding transcription termination factor Rho — translation MSALTIAQLENMTLKELYALARQYKISYYSKLTKKELIFAILKTRSEQEGYFFMEGVLEIVSQEGFGFLRPINYSPSKEDIYISASQIRRFDLRNGDKVSGKVRPPKENERYYGLLQVDAVNGEDPEVAKERVHFPALTPLYPDRQIKLETSQRNLSTRIMDLVAPVGFGQRGLIVAPPKAGKTSLLKEIANAITTNYPDAELIVLLIDERPEEVTDIERSVNADVVSSTFDEVPENHVKVAEIVLERARRLVEHKRDVIILMDSITRLARAYNLVIPPSGRTLSGGIDPAAFHRPKRFFGSARNIEEGGSLTILATALVDTGSRMDEVIYEEFKGTGNLELHLDRQLAERRIFPALDIRRSGTRKEELLLEPEQLEKLWAIRKTFSDAPDFAERFLKKIRTTKSNEEFFEKLNEDMKKATKGKGLL, via the coding sequence ATGTCTGCATTGACAATCGCTCAATTAGAAAACATGACGTTAAAAGAGCTTTACGCCCTTGCACGCCAATATAAAATTTCATATTATAGCAAGCTAACGAAAAAAGAATTAATATTTGCTATTTTGAAAACACGTTCAGAGCAAGAGGGCTATTTCTTTATGGAAGGCGTACTAGAAATTGTTTCGCAAGAGGGCTTTGGCTTCCTTCGACCAATTAACTATTCACCAAGTAAAGAGGATATTTATATTTCTGCTTCTCAGATTCGTCGCTTTGACCTACGAAATGGGGACAAGGTGTCTGGTAAAGTACGTCCACCTAAAGAAAACGAACGCTATTATGGACTACTACAAGTGGATGCTGTTAACGGCGAAGACCCAGAAGTGGCAAAGGAACGTGTGCATTTTCCTGCATTAACGCCTTTATACCCTGATCGACAAATTAAGCTTGAAACATCACAACGCAATTTATCGACTCGTATTATGGATTTAGTGGCACCTGTGGGCTTTGGTCAGCGTGGATTGATCGTTGCACCACCAAAGGCAGGGAAAACATCGTTATTAAAAGAAATAGCGAATGCCATTACAACAAATTATCCTGATGCAGAGTTAATTGTCTTACTTATTGATGAACGCCCTGAGGAAGTAACTGATATTGAACGATCTGTGAATGCAGATGTAGTGAGCTCAACTTTCGATGAGGTCCCAGAAAATCATGTGAAAGTGGCAGAGATTGTGTTAGAACGTGCACGTCGCTTAGTTGAGCATAAGCGTGACGTTATTATTTTAATGGACTCTATTACACGTTTAGCACGCGCTTATAACTTAGTTATTCCACCAAGCGGTCGTACGCTTTCAGGTGGTATTGATCCAGCTGCTTTCCATAGACCAAAACGATTCTTCGGTTCTGCACGGAATATTGAAGAAGGTGGTAGCTTAACAATTTTAGCGACAGCTTTAGTGGATACAGGGTCTCGTATGGATGAGGTCATTTATGAGGAATTTAAAGGGACAGGTAATTTAGAGCTGCATCTTGATCGTCAATTAGCAGAGCGTCGTATTTTCCCTGCGCTTGATATCCGTCGTTCAGGTACACGTAAGGAAGAGCTTCTGCTTGAGCCTGAGCAACTTGAAAAGCTGTGGGCGATTCGTAAAACATTCTCGGACGCACCGGATTTCGCGGAGCGCTTCCTGAAAAAAATACGTACGACAAAATCAAATGAAGAATTCTTTGAAAAGTTAAATGAAGATATGAAAAAAGCTACTAAAGGTAAGGGCCTACTATAA